Proteins from a genomic interval of Salinarchaeum sp. Harcht-Bsk1:
- a CDS encoding cytochrome d ubiquinol oxidase subunit II has protein sequence MRGVAEASALDGSAAASPTPLLVPDEYLFDGLPEFWFALVLGTLAAYVALDGFDFGVGMWYATRDDEHDREQFLAAFGPVWDANEVWLVAFGTTLLGAFPAAYAALLSEHYLLALGAVAALLFRGVAPELREQREDQRWRRACDRLFVAGSTLSPLLLGTLVGSWVFGTGTLSLPAILTGVGLIALSLTTGAAYLAVKTAAPLRDELTRYGQFATAGYLAGVVVLLAVLFALDPRGITTDLLSAPVLAIVLGSVGLGVGGVALARRERHREWFASTLGLAVLLGLLVAVLLYPEVYPATGLTVTDAAVSPIALNLMTILGLPVLVLVGGYFVYLYSVFGGTVESEGYGG, from the coding sequence CTGCGTGGCGTCGCCGAGGCTTCAGCGCTCGACGGTAGCGCAGCCGCCAGCCCCACACCGCTTCTCGTCCCCGACGAGTACCTCTTCGACGGCCTGCCAGAGTTCTGGTTCGCGCTCGTCCTCGGCACGCTCGCAGCCTACGTCGCCCTCGACGGATTCGACTTCGGCGTCGGCATGTGGTACGCGACCCGCGACGACGAGCACGACCGGGAGCAGTTCCTCGCCGCCTTCGGCCCCGTCTGGGACGCCAACGAGGTCTGGCTGGTCGCGTTCGGGACGACGCTCCTCGGCGCGTTCCCGGCCGCCTACGCCGCCCTCCTCAGCGAGCACTACCTACTGGCACTCGGCGCGGTGGCCGCCCTGCTCTTCCGGGGCGTCGCCCCCGAACTCAGGGAGCAACGCGAGGACCAGCGGTGGCGGCGGGCCTGCGATCGGCTGTTCGTCGCGGGCAGCACGCTCTCGCCCCTCCTGCTCGGCACGCTCGTCGGTAGCTGGGTGTTCGGCACGGGGACGCTCTCCCTGCCGGCGATCCTCACCGGCGTCGGGCTGATCGCACTCTCCCTGACCACCGGCGCGGCCTACCTCGCGGTGAAGACAGCGGCTCCACTCCGGGACGAACTGACGCGGTACGGCCAGTTCGCGACCGCGGGCTACCTCGCGGGCGTCGTGGTCCTGCTCGCTGTGCTGTTCGCGCTCGACCCCCGGGGGATCACGACCGACTTGCTCTCGGCGCCCGTGCTCGCCATCGTCCTCGGGAGCGTCGGGCTCGGGGTCGGCGGCGTCGCGCTCGCTCGCAGAGAGCGCCACCGCGAGTGGTTCGCGAGCACGCTCGGCCTCGCCGTCCTGCTCGGCCTGCTCGTCGCCGTCTTGCTGTACCCGGAGGTGTATCCAGCGACGGGACTCACGGTCACGGACGCCGCGGTGTCCCCGATCGCGCTCAACCTCATGACGATCCTCGGGCTGCCGGTGCTGGTGCTCGTCGGGGGCTACTTCGTCTACCTCTACTCGGTGTTCGGCGGGACGGTGGAGTCGGAGGGCTACGGCGGGTAG
- a CDS encoding Hsp20/alpha crystallin family protein, with amino-acid sequence MNPFTELQRFFERMSEQYDETAEAWSFDEPFGELALGAESMATDLVERDEAYVVAVDLPGFERDDVDIQVTDSTLRIDAERETEVAEEGERYVRRERQEQSAHRSIELPAEVEKDEVTATMENGVLTITLPRAEVEEAHHIEIE; translated from the coding sequence ATGAACCCCTTCACGGAACTCCAGCGATTCTTCGAGCGAATGAGCGAACAGTACGACGAGACCGCCGAGGCCTGGTCGTTCGACGAGCCCTTCGGCGAACTCGCCCTCGGTGCGGAGTCGATGGCGACCGACCTCGTTGAACGCGACGAGGCCTACGTCGTCGCCGTCGACCTCCCCGGCTTCGAACGCGACGACGTCGACATCCAGGTGACCGACTCCACGCTCCGCATCGACGCCGAGCGCGAGACCGAGGTCGCCGAGGAAGGCGAACGCTACGTCCGCCGGGAGCGACAGGAGCAGTCCGCCCATCGCTCGATCGAACTGCCGGCCGAGGTCGAGAAGGACGAGGTCACCGCGACGATGGAGAACGGCGTCCTGACGATCACGCTCCCCCGAGCGGAAGTCGAGGAGGCCCACCACATCGAGATCGAGTAG
- a CDS encoding glycerate kinase: MDGSSPIAVRDRERFEASPAAALAVDCLLAGIEAAQPSAVIDERVSLDGATLAIDGTTYDLDAADRVLVVGGGNAAGRVASALEGVLGERIDDGIVVTDDPVPLDRVASITGAHPVPDDAAMDGANQVLDLVDGATERDLVLGVITGGGSALLPAPAGDVSLADLQDLTDALVRSGATIDEINAVRKHVSALKGGRLARAAAPATVATLVFSDVVGDDPATVASGPFSPDPTSYAEARSVLERHGIDAPGSIRRRLDRGAAAGTTGAAAETTDAAVGATDATAGDSDATAGNSDAAEAPTETPGPDEPAFDAVDVHVLASNDAAIDAAAEAARDAGFDSLVLSTRIEGEAREVGTVHAAIADEVRASGRPIEPPAVLLSGGETTVTLGDASGAGGPNQEVALAAALDLADPSTVIASVDTDGIDGATDAAGALVTGDTVGEEVSAATARAALDAHDAYPVLDDAGALLRTGPTGTNVNDLRVIVVLNER, from the coding sequence ATGGATGGGTCGTCGCCGATCGCCGTTCGCGATCGCGAGCGGTTCGAAGCGTCGCCAGCGGCTGCCCTCGCCGTCGACTGCCTGCTTGCTGGCATCGAGGCCGCACAGCCGAGCGCCGTGATCGACGAGCGCGTCTCCCTCGACGGCGCGACGCTCGCGATCGACGGGACGACCTACGACCTCGACGCCGCCGACCGGGTGCTCGTCGTCGGTGGCGGCAACGCCGCCGGGCGCGTCGCGAGTGCACTCGAAGGCGTCCTCGGCGAACGGATCGACGACGGGATCGTGGTGACCGACGACCCGGTTCCGCTCGATCGCGTCGCGTCGATCACTGGCGCGCATCCGGTCCCCGACGATGCCGCCATGGACGGCGCGAATCAGGTACTCGACCTCGTCGACGGCGCCACCGAACGGGATCTCGTGCTCGGCGTGATCACGGGCGGTGGCAGCGCGCTCCTCCCGGCGCCCGCCGGCGACGTCTCCCTCGCCGACCTCCAGGACCTGACCGACGCGCTCGTCCGGAGCGGCGCCACCATCGACGAGATCAACGCCGTCCGGAAGCACGTCTCGGCGCTGAAAGGCGGTCGCCTCGCACGGGCCGCTGCCCCCGCGACGGTTGCCACGCTCGTCTTCAGCGACGTCGTCGGCGACGATCCCGCGACCGTCGCCAGCGGCCCCTTCTCGCCGGACCCGACGAGCTATGCCGAGGCCCGCTCCGTGCTCGAACGGCACGGGATCGACGCACCCGGCTCGATACGCCGCCGACTCGACCGCGGCGCTGCTGCGGGAACGACCGGTGCGGCCGCGGAAACGACCGACGCGGCCGTGGGAGCTACCGACGCGACGGCTGGGGATTCTGACGCGACTGCTGGCAATTCCGACGCCGCCGAAGCGCCGACCGAAACCCCTGGTCCCGACGAACCGGCGTTCGACGCCGTCGACGTACACGTGCTCGCCTCGAACGACGCCGCGATCGACGCTGCGGCCGAAGCGGCCCGCGACGCCGGCTTCGACTCGCTCGTGCTCTCGACGCGGATCGAGGGGGAGGCCCGGGAGGTCGGAACCGTCCACGCCGCGATCGCCGATGAGGTCCGGGCGAGCGGCCGGCCGATCGAGCCGCCGGCGGTCCTCCTCTCCGGCGGCGAGACGACGGTGACCCTCGGCGACGCCAGCGGTGCCGGCGGGCCAAACCAGGAGGTCGCGCTCGCGGCGGCGCTCGACCTGGCCGATCCGTCCACGGTGATCGCGAGCGTCGACACCGACGGCATCGACGGCGCAACCGACGCGGCGGGTGCGCTGGTGACCGGAGACACGGTCGGCGAGGAGGTATCCGCGGCCACCGCGAGGGCCGCCCTCGACGCCCACGACGCGTACCCGGTGCTCGACGACGCTGGTGCGTTGCTCCGGACCGGTCCCACTGGGACAAACGTCAACGATCTTCGCGTGATCGTGGTTCTGAACGAGCGGTAG
- a CDS encoding CapA family protein — MALRLGLTGDVMLGRLVDEAQQDRPPTAVWGDVLSQLRDLDGLLLNLECCLSTRGTKWRRTRRAFHFRADPDWAIPALEAAGTSYCSLANNHVLDFEEPALFDTLDHLDEAGIPHAGAGRTEQEAFAPATFEIGTADEVAEEGTEPEAPEPLSVAVVSLTDNTPEYAATATSPGTAHVEIDVDDAETRAAVESAIERANAADPDLLVASLHWGPNMVAEPPERFRRFAHWLVEQGVDLLHGHSAHVVQGIEIYEGVPILYDCGDFVDDYAVNQTLRNDRSFLFEARVDVEDRSITALHLTPTEIENRAVRVASPATAQWLRETIRDRSDGLGTSFVRHGEGLVVPVNE; from the coding sequence ATGGCCCTCCGGCTGGGGCTGACCGGCGACGTCATGCTCGGCAGACTCGTGGACGAGGCCCAGCAGGACCGCCCGCCGACCGCCGTCTGGGGCGACGTGCTCTCACAGCTACGGGATCTCGACGGCCTCCTGCTCAACCTCGAGTGCTGTCTCTCGACCCGCGGGACGAAGTGGCGACGAACCCGCCGCGCCTTCCACTTCCGGGCGGATCCCGATTGGGCGATTCCCGCCCTCGAGGCCGCCGGGACGAGCTACTGCTCGCTCGCGAACAACCACGTGCTCGATTTCGAGGAGCCGGCGCTGTTCGACACCCTCGACCACCTCGACGAGGCCGGGATCCCCCACGCCGGCGCGGGGCGGACGGAGCAAGAGGCGTTCGCGCCGGCGACGTTCGAGATCGGAACGGCGGACGAAGTAGCTGAGGAAGGCACCGAACCGGAGGCGCCGGAGCCGCTCTCGGTCGCCGTCGTCTCGCTGACCGACAACACGCCGGAGTACGCCGCGACGGCGACCTCGCCCGGGACCGCTCACGTCGAGATCGACGTCGACGACGCCGAGACCAGAGCCGCGGTCGAGAGCGCGATCGAGCGGGCGAACGCGGCCGATCCGGACCTGCTCGTCGCCTCCTTGCACTGGGGCCCGAACATGGTGGCCGAGCCACCCGAGCGGTTCCGCCGGTTCGCCCACTGGCTGGTCGAGCAGGGGGTCGACCTGCTGCACGGCCACAGCGCCCACGTCGTCCAGGGGATCGAGATCTACGAGGGCGTCCCGATCCTGTACGACTGCGGTGACTTCGTCGACGACTACGCCGTGAACCAGACCCTCCGGAACGACCGGAGCTTCCTGTTCGAAGCCCGCGTCGACGTGGAGGACCGGTCGATCACGGCGCTACACCTCACGCCGACGGAGATCGAGAATCGAGCGGTTCGCGTCGCGAGTCCGGCGACGGCGCAGTGGCTCCGGGAGACGATCCGCGATCGCTCGGACGGGCTCGGAACGTCGTTCGTCCGACACGGCGAGGGGCTGGTCGTTCCGGTGAACGAGTAG
- the fer gene encoding ferredoxin Fer gives MPTVEYLNYDVVDDEGWDMYDDDVFAEAADMDLSDEDYGTLDVNEGEYILEAAEAQGYDWPFSCRAGACANCAAIVLEGDIDMDMQQILSDEEVDEKNVRLTCIGSPAADDVKIVYNAKHLDYLQNRVI, from the coding sequence ATGCCGACCGTAGAATACCTCAACTACGACGTGGTGGACGACGAGGGCTGGGACATGTACGACGACGACGTCTTCGCAGAGGCGGCCGATATGGACCTCAGTGACGAGGATTACGGCACGCTCGACGTCAACGAGGGCGAGTACATCCTCGAGGCCGCCGAGGCCCAGGGCTACGACTGGCCCTTCTCGTGTCGCGCCGGCGCCTGTGCGAACTGTGCCGCCATCGTCCTCGAGGGCGACATCGACATGGACATGCAGCAGATCCTCTCCGACGAGGAGGTCGACGAGAAGAACGTCCGCCTGACCTGCATCGGCAGCCCCGCTGCCGACGACGTCAAGATCGTCTACAACGCCAAGCACCTCGACTACCTGCAGAACCGCGTCATCTGA